A genomic window from Periweissella cryptocerci includes:
- the lgt gene encoding prolipoprotein diacylglyceryl transferase encodes MDLLAALNPIALRLGPIQVHWYGVIIASAVVIAVTLSVREAKRRGLVADDVYDAILWALPVALIFARAYYVLFEWSYYKQHLSEIPAIWDGGIAIYGSLIGGLIMIILVTRHKFISTWLFLDIITPTVILAQGIGRWGNFMNQEAFGGVVNKSFLTDLHLPTFIINQMFINGQYRMPTYLWESLWDIAGFIVLISLRHRKHLFKQGEVLFSYLIWYSFGRFFIEGMRTDSLYLPFAGLRVSQLLSAIIFVVAITLWIYRRKTQPDNRWYLDGHSILQNK; translated from the coding sequence ATGGATTTGTTAGCAGCACTTAATCCAATTGCCTTGCGCTTGGGGCCAATCCAGGTGCACTGGTACGGAGTGATTATTGCATCCGCGGTAGTGATTGCGGTGACCTTATCAGTACGTGAAGCCAAGCGGCGCGGATTAGTCGCCGATGATGTGTACGATGCGATTTTGTGGGCATTACCGGTTGCGTTGATTTTTGCCCGAGCGTATTACGTACTCTTTGAGTGGTCGTATTACAAGCAACATCTCAGTGAAATTCCAGCTATCTGGGATGGTGGGATTGCGATTTATGGCTCGTTAATCGGTGGTCTAATAATGATTATCCTTGTAACCCGTCATAAGTTTATCAGCACGTGGTTGTTCCTTGATATCATTACCCCAACCGTGATTTTGGCGCAGGGGATTGGTCGTTGGGGTAACTTCATGAACCAGGAAGCTTTTGGTGGTGTCGTTAACAAGAGTTTCTTAACTGATTTACATTTGCCAACGTTTATTATTAATCAAATGTTTATCAATGGGCAGTATCGGATGCCAACGTATTTGTGGGAATCATTGTGGGATATTGCCGGTTTCATTGTTTTGATTAGCCTACGTCACCGTAAGCACTTGTTCAAACAAGGTGAAGTACTGTTTAGTTACCTAATCTGGTACTCGTTTGGCCGTTTCTTTATCGAAGGAATGCGGACTGATAGTTTGTACTTGCCGTTTGCCGGGTTGCGCGTGTCACAATTACTATCCGCAATTATCTTTGTGGTCGCAATTACCTTGTGGATTTATCGGCGCAAAACACAACCAGATAATCGCTGGTATCTAGATGGTCACAGTATTCTACAAAATAAATAA
- a CDS encoding phage holin family protein, with the protein MKFYQRVLVNAIVFIALAGFMQSSHLFFVSSFWVAIVASLILAILNAVIKPFLIIISLPITILTLGLFSIVINAAMLELTSAVVGSQSFYFKSFGVTMVVAIIISIVNAVISKYVNKDKDEEGEF; encoded by the coding sequence ATGAAATTTTATCAACGAGTATTGGTTAATGCGATTGTATTTATCGCATTAGCTGGTTTTATGCAAAGTTCGCATTTGTTTTTTGTTTCAAGCTTTTGGGTGGCGATTGTCGCGAGCCTAATTCTGGCGATTTTGAATGCGGTGATTAAGCCGTTCTTGATTATCATTTCGTTACCAATTACGATTTTGACGCTCGGATTATTTAGCATCGTGATTAATGCAGCCATGTTGGAGTTAACCTCTGCAGTTGTGGGTTCACAAAGCTTTTATTTTAAAAGTTTTGGGGTGACTATGGTTGTGGCGATTATTATTTCAATTGTGAATGCAGTTATTTCAAAGTACGTTAATAAAGATAAAGACGAAGAAGGAGAATTTTAA
- the hprK gene encoding HPr(Ser) kinase/phosphatase — MAQTDQIQSVQIRDLVENTRLEVLAGEEYLDRLITTSDISRPGLEMTGYFNYYAPDRVQLLGITEISFSKRMSHEELLMVARKMASSETPAFVVSTGLAVPPEIKQAVEEAHIPLLTTNLTSSRILANMTYFLSGKLAERQSVHGVLVDIYGLGVLITGDSGVGKSETALELVRRGHRLVADDRVDIFQQDEERLVGEAPAILTHLMEIRGVGIIDVMNLYGAGAVRSHSTISMNLHLESWSPDAKFDRLGNAGDNLNILGVDIPRFAIPVRTGRNLAVIIEAAAMNFRAKSMGYDAMKTFDNNLNSLIAENSEADKAAEADKDNKNK; from the coding sequence ATGGCACAAACAGATCAAATTCAATCAGTACAAATTCGTGACTTAGTTGAAAATACGCGGCTTGAAGTTTTGGCAGGGGAAGAATATCTTGATCGTTTGATTACGACCAGTGACATTTCACGGCCAGGACTTGAAATGACAGGATACTTTAACTATTACGCTCCTGATCGAGTGCAATTATTAGGGATAACTGAAATTTCATTTTCAAAGCGGATGAGCCATGAAGAACTGTTAATGGTTGCTCGTAAAATGGCCAGTTCTGAAACACCAGCATTTGTAGTGTCAACAGGCTTAGCGGTTCCACCTGAAATCAAACAAGCAGTTGAAGAAGCACATATTCCATTGTTAACAACTAACCTAACTTCATCACGGATCTTGGCCAACATGACCTACTTCTTGAGTGGTAAATTAGCAGAACGCCAATCAGTTCACGGGGTTTTGGTTGATATTTACGGTTTAGGGGTCTTAATTACTGGTGATTCAGGTGTTGGTAAGTCTGAAACTGCCTTGGAACTTGTGCGCCGTGGTCACCGTTTAGTTGCCGATGATCGTGTTGATATTTTCCAACAAGATGAAGAACGTTTAGTTGGGGAAGCCCCAGCTATCTTGACGCACTTGATGGAAATTCGTGGAGTCGGAATTATCGATGTTATGAACTTGTACGGTGCGGGTGCAGTTCGTTCACACTCAACGATTTCAATGAACTTACACTTGGAAAGTTGGTCACCAGATGCGAAATTTGATCGCCTAGGTAACGCTGGCGATAATTTAAACATTTTAGGTGTAGACATTCCCCGTTTCGCTATTCCTGTACGTACTGGGCGTAATTTGGCCGTGATTATTGAAGCTGCGGCAATGAACTTCCGGGCTAAGTCAATGGGATACGATGCCATGAAGACGTTCGATAATAATTTGAACAGTTTGATTGCGGAAAACAGCGAAGCCGACAAAGCTGCGGAAGCTGACAAAGACAATAAGAATAAATAA
- a CDS encoding PspC domain-containing protein, which yields MKKTKQLRRSNNRLFFGVLGGFAEFFGWNANLLRGIYVGLIIVTSAPMWHLPLPRFTLGMGVALYIVAALIMPRPVSKNPSPFEAFRQFRGEGQPTTGNPSGRKEIHAIEIDEKDDK from the coding sequence ATGAAAAAAACTAAACAATTACGTCGTTCAAACAACAGATTATTCTTCGGAGTCCTAGGTGGCTTCGCCGAATTCTTTGGTTGGAACGCTAACTTACTACGAGGAATTTATGTCGGCTTAATCATTGTGACATCAGCACCAATGTGGCACTTGCCTTTACCACGATTTACATTAGGAATGGGGGTGGCCTTGTATATTGTGGCGGCGTTGATTATGCCACGACCAGTTAGTAAGAATCCTAGTCCATTTGAAGCATTTCGCCAGTTCCGGGGGGAAGGGCAACCAACTACTGGCAATCCAAGTGGCCGTAAGGAAATCCATGCAATTGAAATTGATGAAAAGGATGATAAATAA